TCGCGCCGCCGTAGCGGAGTTTAAGCTCGTCCTCGACCTCGCGGGCGTAGCGCTCGAAGTCCGCGGGCCAGTCGGGGACGCGGCCGCCAAAGCCGTAGACAACCGGTTCGTCGGGCAGGGTGATGTCCCGCTCGATGAGTTGACGTTCACCGCCGGTCATCTCGTACTCGGCGACGGTCTCCTCGGTGGCGATCACCATTGTCGTGATCGGCCCGTAGAGGACGTATCCGGCCGCGATCAGGTCCTCGCCCGGAGCCGGCAGAGCGGCGTCGTAGACGCCGAAGATCGTCCCCATGGCGTTGTTGGACCTGAGATTCGAGGAGCCGTCCAGCGGGTCGACGGCGACCGCGTAGGCGTCGCTCGAGTCGGGGTCCGCACCGCAGTCCTCGGCTTCGGGGCGTTCTTCGCTGGCGTACTGCCCGACACCGTCGATCGCGGCGAGTCGCTCGCCGAGCATCTCGTCGGCCCAGACGTCGGCCTCCATCTGGGTCTCGCCGCTGGGGTTCTCCTCGTCGACGGCGCCGCGGCGGCCGATGAGCCCCTGCGTGATCTCGGTCGCCGACCGACTGATGGTGGCGACGACGTCCTCGACGACTGGATCGGACACCGTCATCCTATTCAGTCTGCTCGAGTGCGGCGTCGGCAGTCTCCTCCTCGTAGATGACCTTCTCGAGGGCGTCGAGCAGCCGGGTCGGGTCCTCGCGCTGCCAGACGTTGCGGCCGACGGCCAGCCCCGTCGCGCCGGCGTCGATCACGGCCTCGACGGTCGACAGGAACTCGTAGTCGGAGGTCTTCGAACCGCCGGACATGACGACGTTCATGTCGCCGGCACACTGCACCGCGTGAGCCATCGCGTCCTTGCTGCCGGGATACTTGACCTTCGCGATGTCGGCGCCCAGTTCGAGGGCCAGTCGGGTCGCATAGGAGATGGTACCCGGCTTGGTGTCGTTTTTCAGCCCCTGTCCGCGCGGGTACGACCACATGACCATCGGCAGGTCGTACTCGCGGCCCTTCTCCTGGGCGTCGCGGAACTCCTCGACCATCTCGATCTCGTGGTTCGAGCCGCCGTAGACGGTAAAGCCGAGGGCGTCGGCGCCGATTTCGGCGGCGTAGTCGACCGAACAGTTGACCGCCGAGTCCGGCTCGCCCATCCAGAGGTTCGACGTCCCGTTTAACTTCAACAGGAGGTTGACGTCGTCCTCGTAGCTGGGATAGTAGCCTTCGGCAATCCCCTTCTGGACGGCCATCGCGGTAACGGCGTCGTGGGTCGCCGTCTCGAAGACCGTCGATGGATCGAGCTTCTCCGGCACGTCTTCGAAGTCGACGGGCCCGTGCTCGAGCCCGTGGTCCATCGCGAGAATCAGTGACTTGCCGTCGCGAACGATCGGGGAGTCGTCGATCGGAATCATCTGTTAGACGGTGCACTAGGCCGCTATATATCTCTGATGGTCCGGATTATCGAAATTACGTACATTCGTAGTTATTAGCCCGACAGCGCCGCTCGAGTCGACTCGAGCGATCCCGTTAGATATCGAGCAGTTCCCGCGCGTTGTGTCGCCAGCTCCGGACGTGCAAGACGTCGAGGTTGAGGGCGGTGGCGACCGCGAAGGCGCTCACCGTCGCCAGCCGCTCCGCCGATCGAATGCCGGCCTCGGCCAGGTCGTCGGCGTCGTCGGGACCGACGCCTGTGACGGCGGTCACCGGCGTCGGTTTCGGATACGGCCGCTCGGAGGGTTTGTCGCGCTCGACGGCGGCGATCGGCGAGTGCTCGTACTCGAAGGACTGCCAGTCCTCGTCCCCGCTGACCGCGATCCACTCGCGCTCGGCAGCCCCGAGGCCCCGCACCTCGCTCGAGCGCCGCTCGAGGTCGCCGTCGCCCTCGAACGACCACGGCAGCGAGAACCGTCGTCGCAGCGCGTCCGCGGTCGCCTCGTCGAGCCCCGCGTCGAGCAACAGCCGGTAGGAGTACTCCTTCTTGCAGACCGCGTCGGGATCGACACCGGCGTTCTCGAGGCGTTCCCGCTCGCTGGACTCGAGTTCGCGGCCACGACCGCGGCCGTCGCGGTCGCCTCGTTTCCCATCGTCCGTTCGGCCCTGCGCTGATTCGTCGGCCGACTCGAGATAGTCGTCCTCGTCGAACGCGAGTTCGACGTGATCGGCGTCCTCGCCGGCGGCGTCGACGTCGAGATCAACCGAGATGCCGATCCCAAGATCGACCGTTTCGGTCCCGGCATCGGCGTCGGCTGCGCCGCTGGATTCGCTGTCCCCCTTCCCTCCCCGTTCGGTGACGGCGTCGTTCTTGCTCACACGGTTCACCAGTTACCGATAGCTCACACCCTCGATCCTTGAAGGTTACCCTCGGGATGAATGTCTCTTCTACCGAACGGTTCGATTCGGCCCTCGTCGACGGTTCGGGCTCAGTCCTCGAGCAGGGGCTCGAGTTCGGCGGCGAGAGTCTCGCCCATCGTAATCATCGCGTTGTCGCCGGGGTGGACCAGATCGGTCGTCAGCCCGCCGATCGTCGGGAGCAGTTCGGGTCCCTCGAGGAGGTGGACGTTCTCGTGGGTCGTTTCGGCGACGACCTCGCGCAGTTCCTCGCGGAACCGCTCGCAGAGTTCGGTCTCGCCGTTGCTCCGACAGACGTCCATGGCGTTGCGAAAGATGGTGATTGCGACGACCGGTTTGTCGGGATGGGCGCTCGCCACGCGGTCGATCAGCCGTTCGGCCCGCTCGCGGAATTCCGCGGGCTCGAACGTGCCGACCATGTTCACCGAGACCGAGAGCGTCGCGACGTCCCAGTCGTCGCGCTCGGCGATGTGGTCGGCCATCGCGGCGTCGCAGTAGGCGGTGCCGCAGGAGCCGAGATTGACGAGGTCGGCGTCGAGTCGGCGCGCCGTCTGGTCGACGTAGGTCAGGTGCTCGCCCAGCGGCGCCTCGCCCTCGGTGATCGAGGTGCCGTAGGCGAGGTAGCGCCGGTCGGGGAGTTCCTCGTTTCGCGGCGGCCGGATGTCGCCCTCGACGCCGTGGTAGACCATCGGCCCGCCGCGGTGCTCGCCCGGCAACCGGATCCGACAGACGCGGGGATCGAAGGCGAGGTCCTCGACGGCCGACGGCTCGAGGTCGGCGAGTTTCTCCGGCAGCGAGACCTCGATCGCGGTCGGCTCCGGGCCGACGACGACCTCCGTCGAGCCCTGGATCGGCCCCCAGAAGACGCGGACGGTTCCCTCCTCGGCGCTCCCGCCGGAGACCGTCGAGAGCGTTACCGTCGCGTCGCCGTCGGGGACGAACCGGAGTTCGACGCCCGCGGGATGGCGCATTCGGGACTGCGCGCCGTCGTTGAGTTCGGTCCGCACCGATTCCGGAACGCGCTGGAGCAACTGCCCGTCTCGACCCTCGACCGGTCGACGATCGCCGACGTTGTGGAACTGGATGCCGTCCTGTTGCATAGTTTACCCGACTTTCCCAGCGGCTTATAATTCTAGTTCCCGGTTCCTGCCCCTACGTTTACCAGTCGGTGCGTGTAACTCGAGGCATGGTTCGCGACCGAATCGAGCGGATCGGCGTCGTCGGCGCGGGAACGATGGGCAGCGGCATCGCGCAGGTCGCTGCGACCAACGGGTACGACGTCGTGATGCGCGACATCGAACAGGAGTTCGTCGAGAGCGGCTTCGAGACCATCGCGAACAGCCTTAACCGCCTCGAGAGTCGGGACGCCCTCGAGGATGATCCCGAGATGATCCGCGATCGGATCGAGGGGACGACGCTCATCGACGACTTATCGGACTGCGACCTCGTCGTCGAGGCCGCCCTCGAGGAGCTCGAGGTCAAGCAGGACGTCTTCGCCGATCTCGAGCGGGTCTGCGACGAGGACGTGTTGCTCGCGACGAACACGAGCACGCTCTCGATCACCTCGATCGCGAGCGACCTCGAGCACCCCGAACGGGTGATCGGCCTGCACTTCATGAACCCCGTCCCGATCATGGAGGGCGTCGAGGTGGTCGTCGGCGAGAAGACGACCGAGGCGGCGTCCGAGCTCGCACACGACCTCGCGGAGGACTTGGAAAAGACGACCTGGGAAGCCGACGATAAACCCGGCTTCGTCACTAACCGCATCCTGATGCCGTGGGTCAACGAAGGGATCCGGGCCTTCGACGAGGGCGTCGCGACGAAGGAGGACATCGACGCGGGGATGGAACTCGGCACGAACGTCCCCATGGGACCGCTGACGCTGGCGGATCACATCGGGCTGGACGTCTGCCTGCACGCCTCCGAGACCTTACACGAGGAACTCGGCGATCGCTACAAGCCCGCCTACCTCCTCAAACGGAAGGTCGAGGCCGGCGACCTCGGCAAGAAGACGGGCAAGGGATTCTACGAGTACGAGTAGCGCCGCGGGCGGTAGCCGGTACGAGTCGCGCCCTCGACTCGAGGGACACGAGTTACCGGAGTCCCACTGATCGACCCGGTTCCGACACCGAATCTTCTTGCCGTCTACAGACGTCGGTTCGCGCAATGAATCGATCGTCCGCCGCCGAATCCGACCCCGAACGCGGGTCCGAGAGCGATCGGCTCTCCGACCGCGTCCGCGACATCGAACCCCAGGGGATCCGCGTGATGTTCGAACTCGCTGCCGAGTACGAGCGCGAGCATGGGGACGAGGTCGACCTCGTCCACCTCGAGTTCGGCGAACCCGACTTCGACACGCCGGCACACGTCGTCGACGCGGCGTTCAAGGCCGCCCGCGACGGAGCGACCCGGTACACCTCGAACGCGGGCCTCCCGGCGCTCAGGGAGGTGATCGCCGAGACGCTGTCGTCCGACGGCAATCTGACGGTCGATCCCGAGTCGGAACTCGTCGTCACGAACGGCGGCGTCGAGGCGCTGCATCTCGCGATCCAGACGGTCGTCGACCCCGGCGAGGAGGTCGTCGTACCGACGCCCGCCTGGCCGAACCCGATCTCGCAGGCGAAACTCGCCGACGGCGTCCCCGTGGAGGTGCCGATGCCGGCCGAAGAGGGTTTCGAACCCGACGCCGATCGGATCGTCGACGCCATCGGCCCGAACACGGCGGCGGTCACGCTGACCTCGCCCTCGAACCCGACTGGCCGGGCGTACGCTGCGGACGCAATCGAACGCGTCGTCGACGCTGCGGCCGAGCACGACGCCTACGTGCTCGCCGACGAAGTCTACCGGCAACTCACTTACGACGAGATTCCGCCTCGAGTCGCGAGCGTCGCCGACCGCGACGACCGGGTGCTCTCGATCGACTCCTTCTCGAAGGCCTATGCGATGACCGGCTGGCGCGTCGGCTGGCTCTCCGGTCCCGAGGACGTCGTCGCGCAGATCGCGAAGATCCACGAGAGCACGACCTCCTGCGTCAACACGCCCGCCCAGTACGCCGCAATCGAGGCGCTGACCGGACCGCAGGAGCCGTTCCGCGAAATGGTCGCCGCCTTCCGTTCCCGCCGGGACTACGTCGTCGACCGCCTCGAGTCGATCCCCCGCGTGTCCGTCGCCGAACCTGAGGGGGCCTTCTACGCGTTCGTCGACGTGAGCGCGCTCGAGGGGTCGAGCGTGGACGTCGCCAAACGGCTCCTCTACGAGCAGGGCGTCGTCACGGCGCCGGGGCGGGCCTTCGGCGACGGCGGCGAGGGACACCTCCGGCTGAGCTTCGCGAACGACCGCGACCGGCTCGAACTGGGACTCGATCGGCTCGAGGCGTTGGTTCGAACCGAACTGGGCGCCGAGTGACCGTTCCGGACGTCGGCGCTGCCGTCTCGAGAGAAGTGAAGAAACGGTCTCCCATCCACTGTCACTGAGCGTACCGCAATCACTCGTTGTCGAACGCGACGATTCCCTCGGCGGTGGCGACGAGACAGACGCTATCGGCGAGGGTGACCGACTGGCCGTAGTCGTCGAAGCCGTGGCGTTCGAGGACGGCCCCGCGTGCGGGATCGACGAGGCGGACCTATTGATTCCCGACGCCGCGACTCCGGATCGCGACCACCGGTCAAACACCCGTTCGATCCACCTCAATGTTTTTATATCTTATATTCTAATGTGGGAAATATGCGGCCATCCCGCCTCGCGATCGTCGCCCTCCTCTGTCTCGTCGGTCTCGCGGGAATCGCCGTCGTCGCGGGCGCACCGCCGCCGACGGAACTCTGCGGGGTCTGTAGCTCCGACGTGTCCGACAGGGCGGGGATCGACGGCGCGACCGGGGCGGGGACGCTCGATATCCACGTCGACGAACGCGGCGATTCGCTCTGGCGGGCTCGTGTCCCCGTCAACTCCTCGGCCGCCGAGCGATACCGGACCAACGAGAGCGTGCTCGAGGCCGCGGTCGACGACGCGTGGACGCCCTATCACGCGGCTGAGGGCGACGTCGGCGCCGTCGAATCGACGCTCGAGGGGGAGACGGTGGTCGTCGAGTACGCCGTCGACGACGTCGCCAGGCAGGGCGTCGGTGACGCCTGGATCGTCGATTACTTCGCTCTCGGAACGTCGAACGCTCGCTACGGCCGGACGGCCGATCGCGTGACGATCCACGCGCCCGAGGGGACGGAAATCACGAACCGCGTCCCGGACGCCGCGGTGGACGAGAATACCGCAACGTGGACGGACGACGCCGAGTTCGACAGGCAGACGTACGTCACCTACGGCAGCGGCGGCGTCCTCGGAGCGGCGGCCGGTTACGCCACGATCGGCCTCGAGGTCGGGCCGACGGCCCTCGAGCACGGGGTGTACGGCGGCGCCGCGCTCGGGCTACTCGTCGGACTCGTCGGCGTTGCAGTCTGTCGAGCCGATCTGGGGATCGCCGTCTTCGACGCCGCGACGCTCGAGCGACTGATCGTAACCGTCGGCGCTGTCGGGGCGGCAGGCTTCCTCGTCGTCGGCGTGGTTGCGACCGACGCCGGCCTCGCGCCGGGCGCCGTCGCGCCGGCCTCGCTCGGGGTCGGGTACGCCCTGCTGGGAAGTGCGGCGCGCCGCCTCGGCCGTCGGCTCGAGACCCGCGGGCTCGTCGGACTATCGCTCCTCGCGACGGTCGTCACCGGCGGGGTCGCCCTCCTGCTTGCCGGCCCGCCGGTGTACGCGATTCCGCTTTGTTTCGGCGCGGCCACCGCGCTCTGTCTTCCGATCGGGTACGTCGCCGAGCGCGGACGATTCCCGGTTGCGCTCGTCGCGGGCGCCGCGGTCGCGCCGATCGTCGCGATCGCGAGCGTCGCTCCCGTCTCCGCGTTCGGCTACGGACCGGCTCTGTACGGCCTCCTCTTGTTGCCGTGGGTCGCGGCCGTCGCCGCCTTCGGCTACCCGCTCGCGCTGCTCGGCCGACGGCTCGCGCTCGGCCTCGACTGATAAATCGAGGCTGGAGTCGGACCGAACGGCGGTCGGAAAGCGGACGAGCGAGCCGTTCGGCGCGGACCGTTCCGATCGCTGACGCATGCGTAGCTGTAAGCAGACTGGCGTCGAAGGGCCCGATATGGGCCGAAACGTCCACCTCAACGACATCGAGCCGGTGCTCGAGGAACTCGATTATCCGGTCTCTCGAGACGCGGTCGCCGACCAGTGCGACGACGTGACGCTGGTCTTGGCCGACGGCGAGGAGAACCTCGGTGACCTCGTCGCCGGATCGGGCGCCGACGAGTTCTCGTCGACGGACGATCTGCAATCGGAAGTGTTCAACCTCCTCCCTCGCCACGCCGTCGGCGAGCCCTATCAGTCAGAAGGGGAAGGATAAGCGTACGGAACGCCATCAGCGCCGAACCCGGCTCAGCAGACTCGAAGTGGTGGTCTCAGGATCGCCGACCGACTCGAGGTCTCCGGATGGAGGACGGATTGCGCTCACGTCCCCGTCGACGCGACAGCCGACACCGGATCCGAGAGTCGCGCCGTTAGACGCGTGCGAAACCGACGAGTGA
Above is a genomic segment from Haloterrigena salifodinae containing:
- a CDS encoding pyridoxal phosphate-dependent aminotransferase translates to MNRSSAAESDPERGSESDRLSDRVRDIEPQGIRVMFELAAEYEREHGDEVDLVHLEFGEPDFDTPAHVVDAAFKAARDGATRYTSNAGLPALREVIAETLSSDGNLTVDPESELVVTNGGVEALHLAIQTVVDPGEEVVVPTPAWPNPISQAKLADGVPVEVPMPAEEGFEPDADRIVDAIGPNTAAVTLTSPSNPTGRAYAADAIERVVDAAAEHDAYVLADEVYRQLTYDEIPPRVASVADRDDRVLSIDSFSKAYAMTGWRVGWLSGPEDVVAQIAKIHESTTSCVNTPAQYAAIEALTGPQEPFREMVAAFRSRRDYVVDRLESIPRVSVAEPEGAFYAFVDVSALEGSSVDVAKRLLYEQGVVTAPGRAFGDGGEGHLRLSFANDRDRLELGLDRLEALVRTELGAE
- a CDS encoding SGNH/GDSL hydrolase family protein, which gives rise to MQQDGIQFHNVGDRRPVEGRDGQLLQRVPESVRTELNDGAQSRMRHPAGVELRFVPDGDATVTLSTVSGGSAEEGTVRVFWGPIQGSTEVVVGPEPTAIEVSLPEKLADLEPSAVEDLAFDPRVCRIRLPGEHRGGPMVYHGVEGDIRPPRNEELPDRRYLAYGTSITEGEAPLGEHLTYVDQTARRLDADLVNLGSCGTAYCDAAMADHIAERDDWDVATLSVSVNMVGTFEPAEFRERAERLIDRVASAHPDKPVVAITIFRNAMDVCRSNGETELCERFREELREVVAETTHENVHLLEGPELLPTIGGLTTDLVHPGDNAMITMGETLAAELEPLLED
- a CDS encoding class 1 fructose-bisphosphatase, whose amino-acid sequence is MTVSDPVVEDVVATISRSATEITQGLIGRRGAVDEENPSGETQMEADVWADEMLGERLAAIDGVGQYASEERPEAEDCGADPDSSDAYAVAVDPLDGSSNLRSNNAMGTIFGVYDAALPAPGEDLIAAGYVLYGPITTMVIATEETVAEYEMTGGERQLIERDITLPDEPVVYGFGGRVPDWPADFERYAREVEDELKLRYGGAMIADVNQVLTYGGVFAYPALESSPEGKLRLQFEGNPIGYVIERAGGRSSNGDESLLSVEPDALHDRTPVHVGNADLIDRLEEALE
- a CDS encoding 3-hydroxyacyl-CoA dehydrogenase family protein; the encoded protein is MVRDRIERIGVVGAGTMGSGIAQVAATNGYDVVMRDIEQEFVESGFETIANSLNRLESRDALEDDPEMIRDRIEGTTLIDDLSDCDLVVEAALEELEVKQDVFADLERVCDEDVLLATNTSTLSITSIASDLEHPERVIGLHFMNPVPIMEGVEVVVGEKTTEAASELAHDLAEDLEKTTWEADDKPGFVTNRILMPWVNEGIRAFDEGVATKEDIDAGMELGTNVPMGPLTLADHIGLDVCLHASETLHEELGDRYKPAYLLKRKVEAGDLGKKTGKGFYEYE
- a CDS encoding DUF5789 family protein gives rise to the protein MGRNVHLNDIEPVLEELDYPVSRDAVADQCDDVTLVLADGEENLGDLVAGSGADEFSSTDDLQSEVFNLLPRHAVGEPYQSEGEG
- a CDS encoding class I fructose-bisphosphate aldolase, whose product is MIPIDDSPIVRDGKSLILAMDHGLEHGPVDFEDVPEKLDPSTVFETATHDAVTAMAVQKGIAEGYYPSYEDDVNLLLKLNGTSNLWMGEPDSAVNCSVDYAAEIGADALGFTVYGGSNHEIEMVEEFRDAQEKGREYDLPMVMWSYPRGQGLKNDTKPGTISYATRLALELGADIAKVKYPGSKDAMAHAVQCAGDMNVVMSGGSKTSDYEFLSTVEAVIDAGATGLAVGRNVWQREDPTRLLDALEKVIYEEETADAALEQTE